Proteins from one Leclercia sp. AS011 genomic window:
- the tsaC gene encoding L-threonylcarbamoyladenylate synthase type 1 TsaC, with protein MNNNLQSGSIAHAVDVLNKEDVIAYPTEAVFGVGCDPDSEVAVTRLLTLKQRPVEKGLILIAASFEQLKPYIDDSMLTSAQRETIFAAWPGPVTFVFPALPTTPRWLTGRFDSLAVRVTDHPLVIDLCNRFGKPLVSTSANLTGLPPCRTSEEVFAQFGDDFPVVIGETGGRLNPSEIRDALTGERFRQG; from the coding sequence AGATGTCATCGCTTATCCAACAGAAGCTGTTTTTGGGGTGGGATGCGATCCCGACAGCGAAGTCGCCGTAACGCGACTGTTAACACTCAAGCAGAGACCGGTTGAAAAAGGGCTGATTCTCATTGCTGCCAGTTTCGAACAGCTTAAACCTTATATTGATGATTCCATGTTGACGTCAGCACAGCGTGAAACCATTTTTGCAGCCTGGCCTGGCCCCGTAACCTTTGTGTTCCCGGCTCTGCCGACAACACCGCGGTGGCTGACGGGACGATTTGATTCACTAGCCGTTCGCGTGACTGACCATCCCCTGGTTATCGATCTCTGTAATCGTTTTGGTAAACCGCTGGTCTCTACCAGTGCCAATCTGACGGGCTTGCCTCCTTGCCGCACCTCGGAAGAGGTATTCGCGCAGTTTGGTGACGATTTCCCTGTGGTTATCGGTGAAACCGGTGGCCGTCTGAATCCGTCAGAAATTCGTGATGCTTTGACCGGCGAACGTTTTCGCCAGGGGTAA